From one Halothece sp. PCC 7418 genomic stretch:
- a CDS encoding RNA-binding protein encodes MSIYVGNLDYSVTQEDLGEVFAEYGTVKRVYLPTDRETGRMRGFGFVEMSSESEESNAISELDGAEWMGRELKVNPARPRENKGSFGGGRRNRRF; translated from the coding sequence ATGTCAATTTATGTCGGTAATCTCGACTATTCAGTTACACAAGAAGACCTAGGCGAAGTTTTTGCTGAATACGGCACAGTTAAGCGTGTCTATCTCCCCACTGACCGTGAAACAGGTCGCATGAGAGGGTTTGGTTTTGTTGAAATGTCATCAGAAAGCGAAGAATCCAATGCGATTTCTGAACTTGATGGTGCAGAATGGATGGGTCGGGAGCTCAAAGTTAATCCTGCTCGCCCCCGCGAAAATAAAGGCTCATTTGGCGGTGGTCGTAGAAACAGACGTTTCTAA
- a CDS encoding phosphoketolase — protein MTVATIAQNKPLSEEQLEKMHAYWRAANYLSVGQIYLYDNPLLKEPLKLEQIKPRLLGHWGTTPGLNFLYVHLNRVIKQQDLDMIYIAGPGHGGPGLVANTYLEGTYSEVYPNISADEAGMKKLFTQFSFPGGVPSHVAPETPGSIHEGGELGYALAHAYGAVFDNPDLITACVVGDGEAETGPLATSWHSNKFLNPVHDGAVLPILHLNGYKIANPTVLSRLDDKELESLFVGYGYKPYFVEGSDPETMHQLMAGTLDTILGEIKSIQSEARTNGFTKRPQWPMIILRTPKGWTGPKEVNGKKTEGFWRSHQVPFSDMANNPDHITMLEEWMKSYKPEELFDENGTFRQDLAELAPEGDRRMGANPHANGGILLKELKMPDFRDYAVDVSNPGTTYAQATRISGEFLRDVMKNNPHTFRVMGPDETASNRLSALFDVTDRTWMAQRLPEDESLSPDGRVMEVLSEHLCQGWLEGYLLTGRHGFFSCYEAFIHIIDSMFNQHAKWLKTTRNEIPWRQPIASLNYLLTSHVWRQDHNGFSHQDPGFIDHVVNKKADVVRIYLPPDANTLLSVTDHCLRSRDYVNVIVAGKQPELQYLDMDAAIKHCTAGIGIWEWASNDKGSEPDVVMACAGDVPTLETLAAVDILRQQFPDLKVRVVNVVDLMTLQPEKEHPHGLSDSEFNTIFTTDKPIIFAYHGYPWLIHRLTYRRTNHHNLHVRGYKEEGTTTTPFDMVVRNDLDRFHLVEDVIDRVPKLGYAAAYAKQALRDQLIEHHQYVTKHGIDMPEIRNWKWPY, from the coding sequence ATGACAGTTGCCACTATTGCTCAAAACAAACCCCTCTCCGAGGAACAATTGGAGAAGATGCACGCTTACTGGCGTGCTGCGAACTACCTTTCCGTCGGGCAAATTTATCTCTATGATAATCCCCTGCTGAAAGAACCCTTAAAGTTAGAGCAGATCAAACCTCGTCTCCTCGGTCACTGGGGAACGACACCAGGCTTAAACTTTCTTTACGTTCATCTCAATCGGGTGATTAAACAGCAGGATCTCGACATGATTTACATTGCAGGTCCTGGTCATGGCGGTCCTGGCTTAGTGGCAAACACCTATCTCGAAGGAACGTACAGTGAAGTTTATCCCAACATCTCCGCAGATGAAGCAGGAATGAAAAAACTCTTCACTCAATTCTCGTTTCCAGGTGGTGTTCCCTCTCACGTTGCACCAGAAACCCCTGGTTCGATTCATGAAGGAGGAGAACTCGGTTACGCTTTAGCCCACGCTTATGGTGCAGTATTTGATAATCCAGACTTAATCACTGCTTGTGTCGTTGGCGACGGAGAAGCTGAAACTGGACCCCTTGCGACAAGTTGGCATTCCAATAAATTTCTCAACCCTGTTCATGATGGGGCAGTTCTACCAATCTTACACCTCAACGGTTATAAAATTGCCAATCCAACAGTTCTTTCCCGCCTCGATGATAAAGAACTGGAAAGCCTATTTGTGGGATATGGTTACAAACCTTACTTTGTAGAAGGGTCTGATCCTGAAACCATGCACCAGTTAATGGCGGGAACTCTCGACACAATCTTAGGAGAAATCAAAAGCATTCAATCAGAAGCCCGTACCAATGGCTTTACAAAACGTCCCCAATGGCCAATGATTATTCTGCGGACTCCCAAAGGCTGGACAGGACCCAAGGAAGTCAATGGTAAGAAAACAGAAGGCTTTTGGCGATCGCACCAAGTTCCCTTTTCGGATATGGCGAATAACCCAGACCATATCACGATGCTAGAAGAGTGGATGAAAAGTTATAAGCCAGAAGAACTCTTTGATGAAAATGGCACATTTCGCCAAGATTTAGCGGAACTTGCGCCAGAAGGAGACCGACGGATGGGGGCAAATCCTCACGCCAATGGGGGGATTCTCCTGAAAGAGTTAAAAATGCCTGATTTCCGCGATTATGCTGTGGATGTCAGTAATCCTGGAACGACTTATGCCCAAGCAACTCGTATTTCTGGCGAGTTTCTGCGGGATGTGATGAAAAATAACCCCCACACTTTCCGCGTCATGGGACCCGATGAAACCGCGTCTAATCGTTTAAGTGCTTTATTTGACGTGACGGATCGGACTTGGATGGCCCAACGTCTCCCTGAAGATGAAAGTTTATCTCCAGATGGGCGTGTGATGGAAGTTTTAAGTGAACACCTTTGTCAAGGTTGGTTAGAAGGGTATCTTTTAACGGGACGACATGGTTTCTTCTCTTGTTATGAGGCGTTTATCCATATTATTGATTCCATGTTTAACCAACACGCCAAATGGTTAAAAACAACCCGTAATGAAATTCCTTGGCGACAGCCGATCGCGTCTCTTAATTATCTCCTGACCTCTCACGTTTGGCGACAAGACCATAATGGCTTCTCTCACCAAGACCCAGGTTTTATTGACCATGTTGTGAACAAAAAAGCAGACGTGGTTCGCATCTATCTTCCCCCTGATGCGAATACATTGTTATCAGTTACCGATCATTGTCTGCGTAGCCGAGATTACGTAAACGTAATTGTTGCAGGGAAACAGCCCGAATTACAATATCTGGATATGGATGCAGCAATTAAACATTGTACGGCTGGCATTGGCATTTGGGAATGGGCAAGTAATGATAAAGGCAGTGAACCTGATGTGGTGATGGCTTGTGCGGGTGATGTTCCTACTCTTGAAACTCTGGCTGCAGTCGATATTTTGCGTCAACAGTTCCCCGACTTAAAAGTACGGGTGGTGAATGTGGTGGACTTAATGACTCTACAACCAGAAAAAGAACACCCCCACGGACTATCTGATAGCGAGTTCAATACGATCTTCACGACAGATAAACCCATTATCTTCGCTTATCATGGTTATCCTTGGTTGATTCACCGTCTCACCTATCGTCGTACTAATCATCATAATCTTCATGTGCGAGGATACAAAGAAGAAGGGACAACTACAACCCCCTTTGATATGGTCGTCCGAAATGATTTAGATCGTTTCCATTTAGTTGAAGATGTGATCGATCGTGTTCCTAAGTTAGGCTATGCTGCTGCTTATGCTAAACAAGCCCTGCGAGATCAATTAATCGAACATCATCAATATGTGACCAAACACGGGATTGATATGCCAGAAATCCGTAATTGGAAATGGCCCTATTAA
- a CDS encoding inositol monophosphatase family protein produces MEQILKDALVFSQTLTQEMGETLIKQFGKVQAQQKPDGSLLTSSDQWADEKIRSAIAHQFPDHGVLTEETVHIFPDREWCWVIDPIDGTTNFTRGIPVWGISMGLLYRGMPVFGYVHFPVLQQSFHGFWLTGSGLAGENGAYRNGERIQTSPDELSQSHLFSLCVRSMPFLQQPLPCKTRIVGVCTYSFLLVASGAALAAVEAIPKVWDLAAVWAIVQGAGGKFVPLTHSAFPLQAGVNYGTTPLPTLVLGQSELASVFQPAVKPIAEDVIASQK; encoded by the coding sequence ATGGAACAAATTTTAAAAGATGCTTTAGTGTTTAGCCAAACTCTCACTCAAGAGATGGGAGAGACACTGATCAAACAGTTTGGGAAAGTGCAAGCGCAACAAAAACCCGATGGTTCGTTACTCACCAGTTCGGATCAGTGGGCAGATGAAAAAATTCGCAGCGCGATCGCGCATCAGTTTCCCGATCATGGGGTACTGACGGAAGAAACTGTACATATTTTTCCAGATCGGGAATGGTGTTGGGTGATCGATCCCATTGATGGCACAACGAACTTTACCCGTGGGATTCCCGTTTGGGGAATTTCAATGGGACTTCTCTATCGCGGAATGCCCGTATTTGGTTATGTTCATTTTCCAGTGCTGCAACAATCGTTTCATGGGTTTTGGCTAACGGGATCAGGGTTAGCTGGAGAAAATGGGGCTTATCGCAACGGTGAACGGATTCAAACCAGTCCAGATGAGTTGAGTCAAAGCCATCTCTTTAGCTTATGTGTTCGCAGTATGCCTTTTTTACAGCAACCTTTACCTTGCAAAACCCGCATTGTTGGTGTTTGTACCTATAGCTTTCTCCTTGTGGCGAGTGGTGCTGCTTTAGCAGCAGTGGAGGCGATTCCGAAAGTTTGGGATTTAGCTGCGGTGTGGGCGATTGTGCAAGGGGCTGGTGGCAAATTTGTTCCCTTGACCCATTCTGCTTTTCCGTTACAGGCTGGCGTTAATTACGGCACAACCCCGTTACCAACATTAGTCCTTGGACAAAGTGAACTCGCTTCCGTATTCCAACCTGCAGTCAAACCAATAGCAGAAGACGTGATCGCTTCCCAAAAGTAA
- a CDS encoding BCD family MFS transporter, with translation MATSDLNLSSTPESPSPQPQVKLRTMFRLGLFQMGLGVMSILTLGVLNRVMISELGIPATVAAGTLALHQFVAPARVWFGQLSDAKPIFNLHRSGYVWVGTVLFTLTAFVAVQVMWQLGDTVRDAGGWVANGDTLIFTILLGLIFIFYGLALSFSSTPFAALLVDVSEEENRSKLVGTVWSMLMVGIVIGGVSGGILLQSLQQEGVIWSANVGSLLLSNEKVIQTPLETLKGGINRLFIIVPLVVLGLAFLATWGVEKKYSRYTSRSTVADREDSVTLGRAIRVLTASRQTGLFFSFLIIMTISLFMQEAVLEPYGGEVFDLPISQTTQLNAFWGLGTLIGVSSTGFTIAPRLGKQNTTRLGCVLVAGSFVLIILSGFTQEALLLKSAVFLFGLAAGLTTTGAISLMLDLTAAETAGTFIGAWGLAQALARALATVIGGVVLDLGKVLFSTPVLAYGLVFGLQALGMLGAIALLNRVNVSEFQTSTNQAIATVMEGDLDG, from the coding sequence ATGGCAACCAGCGATCTCAATCTTTCTTCCACACCAGAATCGCCTTCACCTCAGCCTCAAGTGAAACTCAGGACAATGTTTCGCTTAGGACTGTTTCAAATGGGGTTGGGTGTGATGTCTATTCTCACCCTTGGCGTTCTCAATCGAGTAATGATCAGTGAGTTAGGGATTCCAGCAACCGTTGCAGCAGGAACCTTAGCCCTTCATCAATTTGTCGCACCAGCAAGAGTCTGGTTCGGACAGTTATCGGATGCGAAACCCATTTTTAATCTCCATCGCAGTGGTTATGTTTGGGTGGGAACAGTGTTGTTTACTTTGACGGCCTTTGTAGCGGTGCAAGTCATGTGGCAATTGGGGGACACAGTCCGAGACGCAGGAGGCTGGGTTGCCAATGGGGACACCCTCATTTTTACTATTTTACTGGGGTTAATTTTTATCTTTTATGGCTTGGCTTTAAGTTTCAGTTCTACCCCCTTCGCTGCGCTGCTAGTGGATGTGTCCGAAGAAGAGAATCGTTCTAAGCTGGTGGGAACAGTTTGGTCAATGTTAATGGTAGGAATTGTTATTGGCGGGGTTAGTGGTGGCATTCTCCTGCAAAGTCTCCAGCAAGAAGGCGTGATTTGGAGTGCGAATGTCGGTAGTTTGTTACTGAGTAACGAAAAGGTCATTCAAACGCCACTAGAAACCCTAAAAGGAGGGATTAATCGCTTGTTTATTATTGTTCCCTTAGTCGTTCTCGGTTTAGCTTTTTTAGCCACTTGGGGCGTTGAAAAAAAATATTCTCGCTACACCAGTCGTTCCACAGTGGCTGATCGAGAAGATAGTGTAACCTTAGGACGAGCAATTCGGGTTTTAACCGCGAGCCGACAAACAGGGTTATTTTTTAGCTTTCTGATTATCATGACGATTAGTTTATTCATGCAGGAAGCGGTGTTAGAACCCTATGGCGGAGAAGTATTTGATTTACCCATTTCGCAAACCACCCAATTAAATGCCTTTTGGGGATTGGGAACCTTAATTGGTGTTAGTAGTACCGGTTTTACCATTGCACCGCGTCTGGGAAAACAAAACACCACGCGCTTGGGATGTGTGTTAGTGGCTGGAAGTTTTGTACTGATCATTTTATCGGGATTTACTCAAGAAGCACTATTGCTGAAATCAGCAGTTTTCCTCTTTGGCTTAGCAGCAGGCTTGACAACCACAGGTGCGATTAGTTTAATGTTAGACTTGACCGCTGCGGAAACGGCAGGAACATTTATTGGTGCTTGGGGTTTAGCGCAAGCCCTCGCGCGAGCGTTAGCTACCGTGATCGGCGGTGTGGTCTTGGATCTTGGTAAGGTGTTGTTTAGTACACCCGTGCTGGCTTATGGGTTAGTATTTGGATTGCAGGCTTTGGGAATGTTGGGCGCGATCGCGCTTTTAAATCGTGTCAATGTTTCCGAGTTTCAAACCTCAACCAATCAAGCCATTGCAACAGTTATGGAAGGGGATTTAGACGGGTAA
- a CDS encoding cation-transporting P-type ATPase encodes MDIERKPRQASAQAIKEVLASLSVDANQGLTIAQVEKRQQTYGLNQLQKVKGRTSWQIFVDQFKSPIIGLLGIAAILSFAFREWIEGIAILIAIALNAGIGFITEIKAVRSMEALQKLSQTYTTVRRNGRVSSVKTEELVPGDIILLEGGDLVPADLRVLECSKLQADESALTGESVPVSKSIAPLEANLPLAEQKNLLFKGSAVTRGSGTGVVIATGMGTELGKISKLMAEAEAEVTPLEKRLEQLSQRLIGLTLVLAVFVAVSGILGGQELLLMVETAIALAVAVIPEGLPIVATVALARGMWRMAKRNALMNRLSAVETLGATNIICTDKTGTLTENRMTLTQIALADRDVELTGQGLSLEGEFFSDQNQIDPHQQNTLQALLMVAVLCNNATLPDGTDKETLIGDPTEIALLVAGAKAGLDRHQLLQDLPEVREVAFDSESKRMATIHQADDWAHPFASESLEGSYLVAVKGALETVLPLCSHYLMDQEQQPLSHKIRKQWRDRCHDMAADGLRVLGFAYKIVDEAESDPYENLVWLGLGGLLDPPRLAVKQAIQDCHQAGIRVIMLTGDQPVTARKIGLAVGLISEETTQVRQGEALDHLDQLSASEQQQLLQVPIFARVTPEQKLNLIALHQRHQAIIAMTGDGINDAPALKKADIGIAMGNRGTQVAKESADMVLQDDAFSTIVIAIAQGRTIFNNIRKFTLYLLSGNVGEIIAVAIASFLGAPLPILPLQILFLNAVNDVFPALALGAGEGDAKIMQRPPRDPREPLLTHHYWVMIGWYGLIIASTLLGIFAIALQVLALPREQAVTISFLTLAFGRLWHVFNMRDADSGLFQNEITVNPYIWAALGLCTGLLLLATYTPGISTVLGLVNPGLQGWGLILGGSLIPLVLGQLRHRGGGREAHHVSDEASRWGKEKN; translated from the coding sequence TTGGATATTGAGAGAAAACCCCGTCAAGCCAGTGCTCAAGCGATCAAAGAAGTTTTAGCAAGCCTCTCTGTGGATGCTAACCAAGGATTGACGATCGCGCAAGTGGAAAAACGGCAACAAACCTACGGTCTCAATCAACTGCAAAAAGTCAAGGGAAGAACCTCTTGGCAAATTTTTGTCGATCAATTTAAAAGCCCCATTATCGGACTGTTAGGGATTGCAGCAATTCTCTCCTTTGCCTTTCGCGAATGGATCGAAGGGATTGCCATTCTGATCGCGATCGCGCTGAATGCAGGCATTGGCTTTATCACTGAAATCAAAGCCGTACGCTCCATGGAAGCTCTCCAGAAGCTCAGTCAAACCTATACCACAGTGCGACGCAATGGTCGCGTCTCATCCGTGAAGACAGAGGAACTGGTTCCAGGAGATATTATTTTACTGGAAGGGGGGGATCTAGTTCCTGCTGATTTGCGCGTCTTGGAATGCTCAAAACTGCAAGCAGATGAATCGGCATTGACTGGGGAATCGGTTCCCGTGAGTAAAAGCATTGCCCCTCTTGAAGCCAATTTACCCTTAGCCGAACAAAAAAATCTCTTGTTCAAAGGGAGCGCCGTGACTCGTGGGAGTGGAACAGGCGTGGTGATTGCCACTGGGATGGGCACGGAATTGGGGAAAATCTCCAAATTGATGGCAGAAGCGGAAGCGGAGGTGACTCCCTTAGAAAAACGCCTCGAACAGCTTAGTCAGCGATTAATTGGGTTAACCTTAGTGTTAGCGGTTTTTGTCGCCGTTTCTGGTATTTTAGGGGGACAAGAATTATTACTGATGGTGGAAACCGCGATCGCGCTGGCTGTAGCTGTCATCCCAGAAGGGCTACCCATTGTGGCGACAGTGGCGTTGGCGCGAGGAATGTGGCGCATGGCAAAACGCAACGCTCTCATGAATCGCCTCTCTGCGGTAGAAACCCTTGGCGCAACGAACATTATCTGTACTGACAAAACGGGGACACTGACAGAAAACCGCATGACTTTGACTCAAATCGCCTTAGCCGATCGGGATGTTGAACTCACCGGTCAAGGACTCTCTTTGGAAGGAGAGTTTTTTTCTGACCAGAATCAAATTGATCCCCATCAGCAAAACACTCTGCAAGCCTTACTCATGGTTGCGGTTCTTTGTAATAATGCAACGTTACCAGATGGAACTGACAAAGAAACGCTGATTGGTGACCCCACTGAAATTGCTCTTTTAGTTGCCGGGGCAAAAGCAGGGCTCGATCGACATCAATTATTGCAGGATTTGCCGGAAGTGCGCGAGGTGGCCTTCGATTCTGAGAGTAAGCGTATGGCAACTATTCATCAAGCCGATGATTGGGCTCATCCATTCGCTAGCGAAAGTTTAGAAGGGTCTTATTTAGTTGCCGTCAAAGGCGCGTTAGAAACTGTGCTTCCCTTGTGTTCTCATTACTTGATGGATCAAGAACAACAGCCTCTGAGCCATAAAATTCGCAAACAGTGGCGCGATCGGTGTCATGACATGGCAGCAGACGGATTACGGGTTTTAGGGTTTGCCTACAAAATCGTTGATGAGGCAGAGAGTGATCCTTATGAAAATTTGGTTTGGCTCGGGCTCGGGGGGTTACTTGATCCACCGCGACTTGCTGTCAAACAAGCGATTCAAGATTGTCATCAAGCGGGCATTCGGGTCATTATGTTAACTGGAGACCAACCCGTAACCGCGCGGAAGATTGGTCTTGCTGTGGGGCTAATTTCTGAGGAAACCACCCAAGTTCGACAAGGAGAAGCACTAGACCATCTTGACCAACTTTCGGCATCGGAGCAACAACAGTTGCTGCAAGTGCCCATTTTTGCCCGTGTTACTCCCGAACAAAAGCTAAACCTGATTGCTTTGCATCAAAGACATCAAGCCATCATTGCTATGACAGGAGACGGGATCAACGATGCACCCGCCCTTAAAAAAGCCGATATTGGCATTGCTATGGGCAATCGCGGGACACAAGTAGCAAAAGAATCGGCCGACATGGTACTGCAAGATGATGCGTTTTCTACGATTGTGATTGCCATCGCCCAAGGGCGCACGATCTTTAATAATATTCGTAAATTTACCCTGTATCTCCTCTCTGGTAACGTGGGGGAAATTATCGCCGTTGCCATTGCCTCCTTCCTGGGCGCACCTCTCCCGATTCTCCCTCTACAGATTCTTTTTCTCAACGCCGTGAATGATGTTTTTCCGGCTCTTGCTTTAGGGGCGGGAGAAGGGGATGCGAAGATTATGCAGCGTCCACCTCGGGATCCGAGAGAACCCCTTTTGACTCATCACTACTGGGTAATGATTGGCTGGTATGGCCTGATTATTGCCAGTACACTTTTAGGCATTTTCGCGATCGCGCTGCAAGTTTTAGCACTTCCCCGAGAGCAAGCGGTGACCATCTCCTTTCTCACCTTAGCCTTTGGTCGCTTGTGGCACGTTTTCAATATGCGCGATGCGGACTCGGGCTTATTCCAGAATGAAATCACGGTCAATCCTTATATTTGGGCTGCTTTGGGACTTTGTACTGGCTTATTACTGCTCGCTACTTATACTCCTGGCATTTCGACAGTGCTGGGACTGGTTAATCCAGGTTTACAAGGCTGGGGATTAATTCTCGGTGGCAGCTTAATTCCCCTTGTGCTGGGTCAACTTCGTCACCGAGGAGGCGGTCGGGAAGCCCATCACGTTTCAGATGAGGCTTCGCGCTGGGGAAAAGAGAAAAATTAG
- a CDS encoding ABC transporter ATP-binding protein encodes MTASASIEDHKRPKENDWRLLLRLAPYATRNKVLLMTSFSLLIPLAIAGAIQPLIIGQAVSFLKDEKTWSFLEGMSLTQGLNLLTGLLFVTIVIRLAFNSLQGYLVQRVGQEMTANIRNDLFNHFTALSAKFFDRTPVGRLVTRLTSDVEAIGNVFSTGAVGIISDIVYIIVITITIFTIQWQLATLLVIMFFPITGLIIYFQRQYRNANYRSREELSSLNSMLQENVAGINIVQLFRRERFNNDLFRKINQRYLKEIQQTIFYESAVSATLEWIALIAIAGVLGLGGVLVLGDNLNFGTLSAFILYAQRLFEPLRQFAEKFTLLQTGFTGVERVIELLNEPIEIQDPEQHQQKQLSTANQSESVKGEIRFEKVSFAYKKDEPVLKDLDFVIKPGEKVALVGPTGAGKSSIIRLLCRLYEPTAGRILVDGIDIRELPQKELRRHIGVILQENFLFAGDVKDNITLGEDYPFETVKKAAEMTNFNRFIEELPQGYSTALRERGNNLSGGQRQLLAFARVAIRDPRVLVLDEATASLDVGTEALVQTALSHLLEERTAIIIAHRLSTIRDVDRILVLKQGELVESGTHDELIAEGGLYSSLYELQMMGQA; translated from the coding sequence ATGACCGCATCTGCAAGTATTGAAGACCATAAGCGCCCAAAAGAAAATGACTGGCGACTCCTGTTACGCCTTGCACCTTATGCAACGCGGAATAAAGTCCTCCTCATGACTTCATTTAGTCTCCTGATTCCGTTAGCAATTGCAGGAGCAATCCAACCTTTAATTATCGGACAAGCTGTTTCCTTTTTAAAGGATGAAAAAACTTGGTCATTTTTAGAAGGAATGTCATTAACTCAAGGCTTAAATCTTCTAACAGGACTCTTGTTTGTAACGATTGTCATTCGACTCGCTTTTAACTCCTTGCAAGGTTATTTAGTTCAACGAGTCGGACAGGAAATGACGGCTAACATTCGCAATGATTTATTTAATCATTTCACTGCCCTTTCCGCTAAATTTTTTGATCGGACTCCTGTCGGACGTTTGGTAACTCGTCTGACCAGTGATGTGGAAGCAATTGGTAATGTTTTTTCCACTGGTGCGGTGGGAATTATTAGCGATATTGTTTATATTATTGTCATTACAATTACCATTTTTACAATCCAGTGGCAGTTAGCAACGCTACTGGTTATCATGTTTTTCCCGATTACAGGGTTAATTATTTATTTCCAACGACAATATCGGAACGCAAACTATCGCTCTCGGGAAGAATTATCAAGCCTGAATTCCATGTTACAGGAAAATGTAGCAGGAATTAATATTGTTCAATTATTCCGTAGAGAACGGTTTAATAATGATCTGTTTCGGAAAATTAATCAGCGTTATCTCAAAGAAATTCAGCAAACCATTTTTTATGAATCAGCGGTTTCTGCAACTTTAGAATGGATTGCTCTGATCGCGATCGCGGGAGTTTTAGGATTAGGCGGAGTCTTAGTTTTAGGAGATAATTTAAACTTTGGTACGCTGTCTGCATTTATTCTATACGCCCAACGGTTATTTGAACCCCTGAGACAATTTGCTGAGAAATTTACCCTGCTGCAAACGGGTTTTACTGGCGTAGAACGGGTGATTGAGTTATTAAATGAACCCATTGAAATTCAAGATCCAGAACAACATCAACAAAAACAACTATCAACAGCGAATCAATCAGAAAGTGTGAAAGGAGAAATTCGCTTTGAGAAGGTTTCCTTTGCCTATAAAAAAGATGAGCCAGTGTTGAAAGATCTCGATTTTGTTATTAAACCAGGGGAAAAAGTTGCGCTAGTGGGGCCAACGGGTGCGGGAAAAAGCTCAATTATTCGTTTACTTTGTCGCCTTTATGAACCCACGGCAGGTCGCATTCTTGTGGATGGTATTGATATTAGAGAATTACCCCAAAAAGAATTACGTCGTCATATTGGTGTGATTTTGCAAGAAAATTTTCTCTTTGCTGGCGATGTCAAAGATAATATTACCCTCGGTGAAGATTATCCTTTTGAAACGGTCAAAAAAGCAGCAGAAATGACCAATTTTAATCGCTTTATTGAGGAACTTCCTCAAGGTTACAGCACCGCTTTAAGAGAACGAGGAAATAATCTATCTGGTGGTCAGAGACAATTATTAGCATTTGCGCGAGTAGCAATTCGCGATCCGAGGGTTTTAGTGTTAGATGAAGCTACCGCAAGTTTAGACGTGGGAACAGAAGCATTAGTGCAAACTGCCCTTAGTCATTTATTAGAAGAACGGACTGCGATTATTATCGCCCATCGTCTCTCCACGATTCGCGATGTTGATCGAATTTTAGTCTTAAAACAAGGAGAATTAGTGGAGTCGGGAACTCATGATGAATTGATTGCAGAAGGGGGATTGTATTCGAGTTTATATGAGTTACAAATGATGGGACAAGCCTAA
- a CDS encoding alpha/beta fold hydrolase — protein MTSRKLSPFIPSLAEKLTEDTSSNLVANIQQIALDTDLAYHPIQTTYVRQGEGELPLLFLHGFDSSLMEFRRILLQVSPTTETWAVDFFGFGLTDRPQEIAVTPEAIKSHLYAFWKQVIQRPMVLSGASMGGAVAIDFALTYPETVEQLILLDSAGFAGGPAMGKLMIPPLDRLATGFLSNTTVRQKISENAYYDRSFASEDALTCSMLHLAHPNWSRALISFTKSGGYNFLSNRIKEIRQPTLIIWGEQDKILGTKDAKRFEETIENSQLVWIPESGHVPHLEKPELTGEAIRNFLVSL, from the coding sequence ATGACCTCTCGTAAGTTATCTCCTTTTATTCCCTCTCTTGCGGAAAAACTCACGGAAGACACCTCTTCTAATCTGGTTGCAAACATCCAACAGATCGCTTTAGACACGGATTTGGCTTACCATCCGATTCAGACCACTTATGTACGACAAGGAGAAGGAGAATTACCCCTCTTGTTTCTCCATGGCTTTGATAGTTCTTTGATGGAATTTCGTCGCATTCTTCTTCAAGTGTCTCCGACGACAGAAACTTGGGCGGTGGATTTTTTTGGGTTTGGTTTAACGGATCGTCCTCAAGAGATTGCAGTGACACCAGAAGCGATTAAAAGCCATTTATATGCGTTTTGGAAGCAAGTTATTCAACGTCCGATGGTTTTATCGGGGGCTTCTATGGGGGGTGCAGTTGCGATTGATTTCGCGCTTACCTATCCGGAAACGGTTGAACAATTAATTTTACTGGATAGTGCAGGTTTTGCGGGGGGACCGGCGATGGGAAAGTTAATGATTCCCCCTTTAGATCGCTTAGCGACTGGCTTTTTAAGTAATACGACAGTGCGACAAAAAATTAGTGAGAATGCGTATTACGATCGCAGCTTTGCCAGTGAAGATGCGTTGACTTGTTCCATGTTACATCTGGCTCATCCTAATTGGTCACGGGCGTTAATTTCATTTACGAAAAGTGGTGGTTATAATTTTTTAAGCAACAGAATTAAGGAGATTAGACAACCGACTTTAATCATTTGGGGTGAACAAGATAAGATCTTGGGAACAAAAGATGCCAAACGTTTTGAAGAGACCATTGAAAATAGTCAACTGGTTTGGATTCCAGAATCGGGTCATGTTCCTCATTTAGAAAAACCTGAGTTAACTGGAGAAGCGATCCGCAATTTTTTAGTGTCGTTGTAG
- a CDS encoding 2'-5' RNA ligase family protein, which produces MSQKKLCFVALLPPENIQTEANAIKDHFADVYESSHAKKSPPHITLQPPFKWEIDQLTALKTTLETFSHNQAPIPITLSGFGAFPPRVIYIHVEKTPELLAIQKSLILMRREDPRYTRG; this is translated from the coding sequence GTGAGTCAAAAAAAACTGTGTTTCGTCGCCCTCCTTCCTCCTGAAAATATACAAACCGAAGCCAATGCAATTAAAGATCATTTTGCAGACGTTTATGAGAGTTCTCACGCCAAAAAATCCCCGCCCCACATTACATTGCAACCCCCTTTTAAGTGGGAAATTGACCAATTAACAGCCCTTAAAACCACATTAGAAACATTTTCCCATAACCAAGCACCAATTCCAATTACTCTATCGGGCTTCGGTGCATTTCCCCCGCGAGTTATTTATATTCATGTAGAAAAAACTCCCGAATTGCTAGCAATCCAGAAATCTCTTATCTTAATGCGACGAGAAGACCCCCGTTATACCAGAGGTTAA